In Desulfovibrio porci, the sequence TGGAAACCGTCAAGGAGCGCCTGGGCGCGCGGCGGGCTTGGGCGCGCTTCAGCTTTCCCTATTTCATCCGCAAGACGGCCCCGGCTTCGGGCAGCCCCGGCACGGTGGCCTATGAATGCCGCCTCACCGGCGAACTGGACGAGAGCGGCCAATCCTTTCTGCTGGATATGGACGTGCCGGTGATGACCGTTTGCCCCTGTTCCAAGGCCATCAGCCGCGAGGGCGCGCACAGCCAGCGTTCCATCGTGCGCATGAGCGTGCGCATGAACGGTTTTTCCTGGCTGGAGGAATTTATTGATATGGCCGAGGAGTCGGGTTCCTCGGCGGTCTATACCCTGCTCAAGCGCGAGGACGAGAAATTCGTCACCGAGCACGCCTTCGCCCATCCGGCCTTTGTGGAGGACGTGGTGCGCAACGTGGCCCAGCGCCTTTCACGGCACGCGCATGTGGAGTGGTTCAGCGTGGAAGTGGAGAGCATGGAATCCATTCATAATCACAACGCCTTTGCCCGCATCGAGCGCGACGTCCTGAACGCGGAGCGGGACTGAACCCGGCCGGAGAGCCCGAAAAAGCGCATGAACCTTGGCCCCGGCGGGGGCGGACCGGCCCTGGAAAAAGCGTTTTGCAGCGAAAGGTTTTTATGTTAGAAAAATCGCAAACAGGTGCAGACTGATGAGCGGCATTACCGGCAGCATGTATATCGGCGCGTCGGCCATGGATGCCCACTCTTGGGGTATGGCCGTCACGGCGCACAATGTGGCCAACGTGAACACGGCGGGCTTTACGCCGCAACGGGCGGTCTACGCCACCGGTCCCGGCGGCCGGGGCGTGCGTCTGGATGCCGTGCTTCAGGACGCGGGCGCTGCCGGGCGGCTCGACGCCGCGACAAACAGTGATCCGTCCATGCCGCCGGAGTTCGTGAATCCCAGCGGCACGGATCTGGGACGTGAAATGACGCAGATGATCTCCACACAGCGGACCTATGAGGCCAACGCCCAAACCGTCCGCACCGGCGACGCCATGCTGGGGGTACTGCTGGATATGAAGGCCTGATACAGGCATATGCCGAAATGGGCGGGACGGACCTGCCCGTTTTTTTGTCCCGTTGCCCGCCGTCCGCGCGGCGGAGCGGCCATCACCGGGAATGGAGTGCGAATGGGTAAGTATCTGAAAATATGCGCGCTGATTATGGGTTGCGGTCTGGCGTTCGGCTGCGCGACCAAGCAGAACAGCACCAATGATGATCAATTGCGCGTGGAGCGCTTCCGCCGCTCCTATGAGGCGGCGCTGGACGAGGATCAGGCCCAGGCCAGCCGCCAGTTGCTGCGCAAAGCCCGCTCGGCCATCGGCACCCCCTATGTGCGGGGCGGTTCCAGTCCGGGCGGTTTTGACTGCTCGGGCTTTG encodes:
- the folE2 gene encoding GTP cyclohydrolase FolE2, coding for MEDVQSHAPTVPLSIDRVGVRELRLPLLVRDRAKGRQQTVASVDLGVDLPSAFKGTHMSRFVEALEGWNEEISYQSVRRLLETVKERLGARRAWARFSFPYFIRKTAPASGSPGTVAYECRLTGELDESGQSFLLDMDVPVMTVCPCSKAISREGAHSQRSIVRMSVRMNGFSWLEEFIDMAEESGSSAVYTLLKREDEKFVTEHAFAHPAFVEDVVRNVAQRLSRHAHVEWFSVEVESMESIHNHNAFARIERDVLNAERD
- a CDS encoding flagellar basal body rod protein FlgC: MSGITGSMYIGASAMDAHSWGMAVTAHNVANVNTAGFTPQRAVYATGPGGRGVRLDAVLQDAGAAGRLDAATNSDPSMPPEFVNPSGTDLGREMTQMISTQRTYEANAQTVRTGDAMLGVLLDMKA